TATCTAAAGCAGCAGTATTCTACTGTTGCAAAGGTGTTTGTTGTAGTGTTTCTCGTGTTAATGGCGATGGCTTTTGGCACGAATGGGCAAATGCTTTCAAAATTTACCCCCTTCGCTTTTTTAACGGGCGGTATTTGGTCGATGCTGGCAGGGTTTATCGGAATGAAAATAGCTACCAACGCAAATGCCCGTACCGCTCAGGCTGCATCTGAAAGCCTGAACAAGGGTCTGCGTGTTGCATTTTCCTCCGGGTCGGTCATGGGCTTTACTGTTGTTGGATTGGGCATTCTGGATGTTTCTGTTTGGTTCCATTTGCTGCATTATGGGTTCGGCATCACGGATGCGACCCAATTAGGCAACATTATGGTAATGAATGGTATGGGCGCTTCCTTTATGGCGCTGTTTGCTCGTGTAGGAGGCGGTATCTATACCAAGGCTGCCGATGTGGGCGCTGATCTGGTGGGGAAGGTAGAAGCAGGTATTCCGGAAGATGACCCTCGCAATCCTGCTACGATTGCCGATAACGTGGGTGATAATGTTGGTGACGTAGCCGGAATGGGAGCTGATCTATACGAATCTTATGTGGGATCTATTTTGGCGACCTTTGCACTGGCTGCCGCAGCCGGCTATGGCTTTGAGGGGATGCTCTTACCCATGCTGCTGGCGGTATGCGGTATTGTATGCTCCATTATTGGCTCTTTCTTTGTAAAAACAAAAGAGGATGCCACGCAAAAGTCTCTGTTAACCTCACTGCGTACCGGTACTTATCTGGCTGCAGGTTTGTCCGCTGTTGCGGCGGCTCCGCTCACTTATTATACCGTTGGAAATTGGGGCGTATATGTTGCGATTCTGTGCGGACTGATCGGCGGCTGTGCCATTGGTTATTTCACAGAATACTATACTTCTGATACATATAAGCCCACTCAAGAGCTGGCTGCTTCCTCTGAGACCGGTTCTGCGACGGTTATCATCGGTGGCTTGTCTCTGGGAATGAGGTCAACCGCTGCCTCTATTCTTATCGTAGTTGCCGCTGTTATCATCAGCTTCTTTGCTGCTGGAGGCGCAGGTAATTATAATATGGGCTTGTATGGCATTGGCATTGCTGCCGTGGGAATGCTCTCTACTCTGGGTATTACACTGGCGACCGACGCTTATGGCCCTGTAGCCGACAACGCGGGCGGAATTGCCGAGATGGCCGGTCTCCCTGAGGAAGTTCGTGAACGGACTGATGCTCTGGATTCCTTAGGCAATACCACCGCCGCTACCGGCAAAGGCTTTGCGATTGGTTCCGCTTCGCTCACAGCGCTGGCTTTGCTGGTATCCTATGTTAACATTGTAACTGAAAAAGGATTCACAATGAATCTCTCTCTGACCAATCCAACGGTTCTTGTGGGATTGTTTCTAGGAGCTATGTTGACCTTTGTATTCTCTGCCTTTACCATGAGCGCGGTCCAGGTTGCGGCTGAATCCATTGTTATGGAGGTTCGCCGTCAGTTTAAAGAAATCGCCGGTATTATGGAAGGCGAGACAGAGCCCGACTATGCTGCCTGTGTCAGCCTTTGTACGAAGGGTGCGTTGCACGAAATGGTTGCTCCCGCGCTTCTGGCTATCATCGTTCCGATTGCCACCGGGTTGATTTTAGGCGCGGAAGGCGTTGTGGGTCTGTTGGGCGGTGTGTCCGTTACCGGCTTTGCAATGGCTGTGTTTATGTCGAATGCCGGCGGCGCATGGGATAACGCCAAAAAGTACATTGAAGCCGGGCACCATGGCGGAAAGGGATCTGATTGCCATAAGGCCGCCGTTGTAGGCGACACGGTGGGAGATCCTTTTAAGGATACATCCGGACCTTCCTTAAATATTCTGATTAAGCTGTGCTCCACGGTTTCCATCGTGTTCTCTGGTTTAATCCTTTCGTTTAATGTAATGGGCTTGCTGTAATAAAGGTTCATAAAAATGGGGTTTCGGCTTCCTTTGGCGGAACCCCATTTTATGATTAGTTCAGGAGTCGTTCAGAAAATCCGCAGCCGGTAAAGTTTTTTTATTTTAGAGGTTGACTTTTTACGGAATGCGTGTTAAACTAAAAAAGTATTCTACAAATGTTACATTGTCTCACATATTTTTGTAAGTCATTGGATTCGTTTAATGAGTTATAAAAGTATGTGATTTTTTGTGCAGCTATGGGTGCAAATATATGAATGGAGGTACCAGTTATATGAATAATGGTACAGTAAAATGGTTTAATTCCGAAAAGGGCTTTGGTTTTATCAGCAACGACAATGGCGGCGACGATGTGTTTGTTCACTTCTCTTCCATTGTTTCGGAAGGCTACAAGAGCCTCAACGAAGGTGACAAGGTTACTTTTGATACGGAACAGGACCCCAAGAACAGCAAAAAAATGCGTGCGGTGAACGTTAAACTCGCATAAAACAAATGGATGGGAAAAGCCACCAATTCCAATCGGGGTTGGCGGCTTTTCTTAACAGGATGAAATATGAGATGAATGGAGAATATGATTATTACTAACTTTGAAAAATTTGGCTTTTCGCCCGAACTATTGCGTGGAATTGTAAAAATGGGGTTCCAGGATCCGTCACCTGTACAGGAGGCTGCCATAGAACCCATGCTGGATAAAAAGGATTTATTGGTACAGGCACCTACCGGAACCGGAAAAACAGCTGCGTTTGGCCTGCCGGTTTTAGAAAATGTGGATCCTGCCAACCGTCAGATTCAAACGGTCGTTCTTTGCCCCACACGAGAATTGGCGCTGCAAACAACGGATGTTCTGAAGAAGATGGCCGCATACAAACAAGGGGTTCGAACCCTTGCGCTGTATGGAGGCGAACCCATTCAGCATCAGATTATGGCACTGAAACGTGGCCCGCAAATCGTGGTAGCCACTCCCGGTCGGTTGATGGACCATATTCGCAGGAGAACTACTCGGCTGAACGGTGTCAACTGCATCGTGCTGGATGAGGCGGATCAGATGCTGGATATGGGATTTCGAGAGGATATTCATGCCATTTTGCAGCATGTTCCTACTGAAAGGCAAACGGTGCTGTTTTCTGCCACGCTTTCCAGCGAGATTAAAAAAATTGCGGAGCAGTATCAAAGCAATCCCCAGCAAATTTGCATTAAGCCGACTACCACCAACGTAGAAAAAGTAGAGCAATTCTATTGCGAAGTTCGCGGCAACGCGAAATTCCCTTCTGTTGTGCAGCTGCTGCAAAACAAGCAATTTGAACTCTCTTTGATTTTTGTTGCAACAAAGGTGATGGCGGACACCCTGGCTGCTCAGCTGACGGAAGCCGGCCACCCGGCAGACGCCATTCATGGCGACCTGCGCCAAAGGCAGCGCGATCAAGTGATGCGGCGTTATCGTGAAGGCAAGGTGAAGATTCTGGTGGCAACCGATGTCGCTGCCCGAGGCATTGACGTTGGGGGAATTGACGCTGTTGTGAATTACGATATTCCCGGTGATCCGGACAGCTATGTCCATCGTATCGGGAGAACCGGCCGTGCAAACCAAAGCGGTGTTGCATATACGCTGATCTATCCCAGGGAGCGGGGCAAACTGCAGGGGATTATTCGAGCTACCAAAGCGTCGATTACGCCCATGGTGCTGGATGCAAAAGCAACCTTCCCTGATTTTCCGATTCTTCACCAGCAGCATAAAAAAGAGAATCCGGACAAACAAAGATCGGACAAGAAGCCCTGGAAGAGCAGACGGCCTTCCTATCGGCAATCAATGAAAGCCTGAGTCTCTGTTCCAAGTATAGAAAGACCCGCATCACCGCGAATGCTCGCTGGTGTTGCGGGTCTTTTTCATTTTATATATGGAGTCTGCGTTGGATTTCGGCCCAAAGCGCTTTTCCTTCAAAAAACAGTAAGAATGCCAAAAAAACAATGGATGCCCCAAAGCTGACGGCTGATGGAATGACGACCTGAACTGCGCCTGTCAGAAGAAGGATAAAACAGACGATTCCCAGAATACAGTCTATCATCAGGTACAAAATGTAGTTTTGCGTATCCAGCCTGCGGACTTTTGCCACAATGGACATTGTTATCATCGCGCAGGAACAAAGGATGGGAAACACGTAGTCGACAGACCAGCCGCTGAACCCTGTGAAAAGGTCCCAAAACAAAGCAATCAGCGAAACACTGATTACCTGCCAAAGGATGCTTTTAGGCAGGTTTTTTCTTTTTTTCATCATAATGGCATAATCAATCCATAAGCTTGTAATCCCGGCAATTACAAACAGAGACCACCATCCGCCCGCAGGCATAATCACATTTACAATCACGCAAAGTGCCGCCGCGCATACGCTGCCAAACGCAATCCATGCCGTTAAAATTCGGCTGATGGTCTGCCGGGATTTCGGCAGCTTCGGGAACCGACTGCCGGATTTGTCAGGAGTTCCGAGTGGCTTGTTCTGGCAGAGAGGACAACGCTTTTGCTCTCCGGGCAAATCTACTTTACAATGTTCACACCGCAGCATAGGACTTCTCCTCTCCATCACACTGTTCCAGATTGGAAATCACCTGTACGGAAATCCCCATCTCCGTAAGCTGACGAAAAAAACACCGCTGAATCCCCGTATCCGCAAATGGGGAGGATACGCTGATGGCCAGGGTATCACCAAAGGAACAAACGCAGAGCTGCGGCCTCTTTGTGCTGACGAACACATCAA
Above is a window of Faecalispora anaeroviscerum DNA encoding:
- a CDS encoding cold-shock protein, which encodes MNNGTVKWFNSEKGFGFISNDNGGDDVFVHFSSIVSEGYKSLNEGDKVTFDTEQDPKNSKKMRAVNVKLA
- a CDS encoding DUF6320 domain-containing protein, which codes for MLRCEHCKVDLPGEQKRCPLCQNKPLGTPDKSGSRFPKLPKSRQTISRILTAWIAFGSVCAAALCVIVNVIMPAGGWWSLFVIAGITSLWIDYAIMMKKRKNLPKSILWQVISVSLIALFWDLFTGFSGWSVDYVFPILCSCAMITMSIVAKVRRLDTQNYILYLMIDCILGIVCFILLLTGAVQVVIPSAVSFGASIVFLAFLLFFEGKALWAEIQRRLHI
- a CDS encoding DEAD/DEAH box helicase, with the translated sequence MENMIITNFEKFGFSPELLRGIVKMGFQDPSPVQEAAIEPMLDKKDLLVQAPTGTGKTAAFGLPVLENVDPANRQIQTVVLCPTRELALQTTDVLKKMAAYKQGVRTLALYGGEPIQHQIMALKRGPQIVVATPGRLMDHIRRRTTRLNGVNCIVLDEADQMLDMGFREDIHAILQHVPTERQTVLFSATLSSEIKKIAEQYQSNPQQICIKPTTTNVEKVEQFYCEVRGNAKFPSVVQLLQNKQFELSLIFVATKVMADTLAAQLTEAGHPADAIHGDLRQRQRDQVMRRYREGKVKILVATDVAARGIDVGGIDAVVNYDIPGDPDSYVHRIGRTGRANQSGVAYTLIYPRERGKLQGIIRATKASITPMVLDAKATFPDFPILHQQHKKENPDKQRSDKKPWKSRRPSYRQSMKA
- a CDS encoding sodium-translocating pyrophosphatase; translated protein: MQNMFWVGFVGFVLAIFFAYSQKKQVMSYSEGTEKMQKIAASIRAGANAYLKQQYSTVAKVFVVVFLVLMAMAFGTNGQMLSKFTPFAFLTGGIWSMLAGFIGMKIATNANARTAQAASESLNKGLRVAFSSGSVMGFTVVGLGILDVSVWFHLLHYGFGITDATQLGNIMVMNGMGASFMALFARVGGGIYTKAADVGADLVGKVEAGIPEDDPRNPATIADNVGDNVGDVAGMGADLYESYVGSILATFALAAAAGYGFEGMLLPMLLAVCGIVCSIIGSFFVKTKEDATQKSLLTSLRTGTYLAAGLSAVAAAPLTYYTVGNWGVYVAILCGLIGGCAIGYFTEYYTSDTYKPTQELAASSETGSATVIIGGLSLGMRSTAASILIVVAAVIISFFAAGGAGNYNMGLYGIGIAAVGMLSTLGITLATDAYGPVADNAGGIAEMAGLPEEVRERTDALDSLGNTTAATGKGFAIGSASLTALALLVSYVNIVTEKGFTMNLSLTNPTVLVGLFLGAMLTFVFSAFTMSAVQVAAESIVMEVRRQFKEIAGIMEGETEPDYAACVSLCTKGALHEMVAPALLAIIVPIATGLILGAEGVVGLLGGVSVTGFAMAVFMSNAGGAWDNAKKYIEAGHHGGKGSDCHKAAVVGDTVGDPFKDTSGPSLNILIKLCSTVSIVFSGLILSFNVMGLL